The Haliotis asinina isolate JCU_RB_2024 chromosome 3, JCU_Hal_asi_v2, whole genome shotgun sequence genome segment CTAAAATCCTTCACGCCACATTCCCTTACAGACGTTCACAATATTTTGCCCTCTACATCTTTCACATTATATTCAATTAAAGGCATTCACAACATAAAATCCTTCACGCCATATTTCTTTAAAGGCGTTCACAACATTATCCCCTCTATATCTTTCACATTATATTCAATTAAAGGCATTCACTACATATTGCCCTAAAATCCTTCACGCCATATTTCTTTAAAGGCATTAAAGGCATTTcacaatatattcactttaaagGCATTCACAACATATTGTCCTAAAATCCTTCATGCCATACTCCCTTAAAGACGTTCACAACATTTTCCCCCTACCTCTTTCACATTACATTCCCTAAAAGGTATTCACAACATTTTGCCCTAAAATCCTTCACGCCATATTCCCTTAAAGGCGTTCACAACATATTGCTCTAAAACCCTTCATATAACAATGGTCTTAACTCCATGCACAGCAAATACTGCATAAGCCACTTTAGACATCTTAAAGTTTCTGTTAACACACATACCAGAACATCCAGTGTTGCAACAAACAGCAGTGTCAATAGTaagatgttttattcaaaacaatGGCCACCACAGAAGTCCCAGTCAAAATGATTCAAATACTGTTACCCAAAGTGCATGAATACTCCATATAAAAAAACAGAAGAATGCAATAAtaagaaaaaaagaagaaaaaagaaaaagttgTGAAGTGATGATAAATAACAATCAGCTGCTGTTTCAGCAAGTGAGACATGTCAGTTTTCCAGATGTACATATTTCACTGTGACAAAACATGAGGATTTCTCAGTATCCTTCAGTAAAGTATACACTTGACAAATATACAACATGCATAGAGTCATGATATTTCGCACAAAGAGAAGAACAATCTTGTTCCTCATGAAGCATAATAAGTTGTACAACAGTTTACATGAGGTATTGACATAGCAACATACATACGTCACTTCTTCACCATGTTACTAAGTATATCCCATGAAAAGGGGCCAAGGCTGTACGGCATTGATCACACTGCTGACAAGATGAGTACATAGTACATAATTCCTCATGATCACACTGCTGACAAGATGAGTACATAGTACATAATTCCTCAAGGAATGATAATGGTTTTTTGACAAttaaatatcacagcaaggatGTGAGAGTGAACATAGTGCAAGTCAAGATATATCAAGGTGGTGTATTGTCTTGTCTGAACCAGTCAAACAAGTGGTTGATACAGTGAGCATTGCCCCATGTGTTCAGGGTACAGTGACATCACATCCTCCACAACACAGTGTCCGAGTACCCAATCCATGTTAGCAGGTTGTTGTGACAATCGCAGGGTTATAGAGGCCATATGATGCCCTGGACTCACTAATTCAGTTCAgataaaagagtgagtgaatgagtctagttttacgctgctttcatcagtattccagcaatatcatgacagggaacaccagaaatgggcatcacacattgtgccaataTGGAACATGGAATCCATGTCtatggtgtgatgagcaaatgccttaaccactaggctataaCACAGCCCTCAGGTTCAAGGGGCCTCCCCACAGAACCTGTGTGGGTATGAAACCAAGGAAAACATCTTTATCACATGTCTGCCTCTCtatcactgttattactacaaCATCTGATAAAAGTCAGAGACGATATACAAACATTTGTAGTATTAAGGATATGAATCATTGCTTTGGAAACTGGTGACCCCTCACATCAGCCAGCTTGCAGTCAGTGCCTGGATACATGTATCATAGAGAGTCCTGAATACAAATAAACATTGTTGTGTCGAAGTTGACTGGGTCAGTTTAGATTTACACTGctctatattccagctatatggcagcggtcggtaaataatcgagtctggatcagacaatccagttgcTAACAGTATGTGTATCtgtctgcgcatttgggaaccgaagacatgtgtcaaccaagtcagtgagcataaCCACCAGATCCCAatagtcccctcttacgacaagcatgggttgctgaaggcctattctaccccggaccttcacaggtctgtagATGAAAGACAGTGTGAAAGGATCGTGTATTACAGTCACACCTCAGTGTGAGGATTCAAGTTGTACAGTCACACCATAATGAGAAGGATCAAGTCCACCAGTCTCACCAGTGTGAAGCATTCAGTCATACAGTCACACCATAATGAGAAGGATCAAGTCCACCAGTCTCACCACAGTGTGAAGCATTCAGTCCTATAGTCACACCATAATGAGAAGGATCAAGTCCACCAGTCTCTCCACAGTGTGAAGCATTCAGTCCTATAGTCACACCATAATGAGAAGGATCAAGTCCACCAGTCTCACCACAGTGTGAAGCATTCAGTCCTATAGTCACACCATAATGAGAAGGATCAAGTCCACCAGTCTCTCCACAGTGTGAAGCATTCAGTCCTATAGTCACACCATAATGAGAAGGATCAAGTCCACCAGTCTCTCCACAGTGTGAAGCATTCAGTCCTACAGTCACACCATAATGAGAAGGATCAAGTCCACCAGTCTCACCACAGTGTGAAGCATTCAGTCCTACAGTCACACCATAATGAGAAGGATCAAGTCCACCAGTCTCTCCACAGTGTGAAGCATTCAGTCCTACAGTCATGCCATAATGAGAAGGATCAAGTCCACCAGTCTCACCACAGTGTGAAGCATTCAGTCCTACAGTCATGCCATAATGAGAAGGATCAAGTCCACCAGTCTCTCCACAGTGTGAAGCATTCAGTCCTACAGTCACACCATAATGAGAAGGATCAAGTCCACCAGTCTCACCACAGTGTGAAGCATTCAGTCCTACAGTCACACCATAATGAGAAGGATCAAGTCCACCAGTCTCTCCACAGTGTGAAGCATTCAGTCCTACAGTCATGCCATAATGAGAAGGATCAAGTCCACCAGTCTCTCCACAGTGTGAAGCATTCAGTCCTACAGTCACACCATAATGAGAAGGATCAAGTCCACCAGTCTCACCACAGTGTGAAGCATTCAGTCCTACAGTCACACCATAATGAGAAGGATCAAGTCCACCAGTCTCACCACAGTGTGAAGCATTCAGTCCTACAGTCACACCATAATGAGAAGGATCAAGTCCACCAGTCTCACCACAGTGTGAAGCATTCAGTCCTATAGTCACACCATAATGAGAAGGATCAAGTCCACCAGTCTCTCCACAGTGTGAAGCATTCAGTCCTACAGTCACACCATAATGAGAAGGATCAAGTCCACCAGTCTCACCACAGTGTGAAGCATTCAGTCCTACAGTCACACCATAATGAGAAGGATCAAGTCCACCAGTCTCTCCACAGTGTGAAGCATTCAGTCCTACAGTCATGCCATAATGAGAAGGATCAAGTCCACCAGTCTCTCCACAGTGTGAAGCATTCAGTCCTACAGTCACACCATAATGAGAAGGATCAAGTCCACCAGTCTCACCACAGTGTGAAGCATTCAGTCC includes the following:
- the LOC137278760 gene encoding perilipin-4-like, with the translated sequence MTVGLNASHCGETGGLDPSRYGETGGLDPSHYGVTVGLNASHCGETGGLDPSHYGVTVGLNASHCGETGGLDPSHYGMTVGLNASHCGETGGLDPSHYGVTVGLNASHCGETGGLDPSHYGVTVGLNASHCGETGGLDPSHYGVTIGLNASHCGETGGLDPSHYGVTVGLNASHCGETGGLDPSHYGVTVGLNASHCGETGGLDPSHYGVTVGLNASHCGETGGLDPSHYGMTVGLNASHCGETGGLDPSHYGVTVGLNASHCGETGGLDPSHYGVTVGLNASHCGETGGLDPSHYGMTVGLNASHCGETGGLDPSHYGMTVGLNASHCGETGGLDPSHYGVTVGLNASHCGETGGLDPSHYGVTVGLNASHCGETGGLDPSHYGVTIGLNASHCGETGGLDPSHYGVTIGLNASHCGETGGLDPSHYGVTIGLNASHCGETGGLDPSHYGVTIGLNASHCGETGGLDPSHYGVTV